A window from Betta splendens chromosome 1, fBetSpl5.4, whole genome shotgun sequence encodes these proteins:
- the LOC114858358 gene encoding retinal cone rhodopsin-sensitive cGMP 3',5'-cyclic phosphodiesterase subunit gamma-like — protein MADIAVAAPAERRAPPKFKQRSVRTFKSKAPKPGQKGFGDDIPGMEGLGTDITVICPWEAYGDMELSDLAKYGII, from the exons ATGGCAGACATCGCTGTGGCAGCTCCCGCTGAGCGGAGGGCTCCTCCTAAGTTCAAGCAGAGGAGCGTGCGCACCTTCAAGAGCAAGGCGCCCAAACCGGGCCAGAAGGG ATTCGGAGACGACATTCCGGGCATGGAGGGCCTTGGCACGGACATCACAGTGATTTGCCCGTGGGAAGCCTACGGGGACATGGAGCTCAGCGACCTGGCGAAATACGGCATCATCTGA
- the LOC114853207 gene encoding endoplasmic reticulum resident protein 27, which yields MVNRMQSCGCFAGREAALDQRVPPRTVTVRHVPQCPTASAYQDHLPASQERCGHRCRTRQRLHSPLLCPGFSPRLPASALGGNMLVTLLLALLLSPAAATTKDRDLPRLNDTSAAEAFVDSGEVVVIGFLEGEESQGYKELVAAAKRVPSVPVAICSEKEVWADYSLSAGTITLFRKADGHRENLVVEDVRKLDADGLVNFISINELRYITEYNQVTAVGLFHSQVKSHLLLFANGGSKDYAELKKQLGALAPEFTGKFLFVLINGALKSNSQSLGYFGLKSKDLPRVGIYDGDGDKKWLLPDGDISARRVRDFCQSFLRGELEDVEQAGAKTKTEL from the exons ATGGTGAATCGCATGCAAAGCTGTGGCTGTTTCGCGGGGCGCGAAGCTGCACTGGACCAACGCGTACCGCCTCGGACTGTCACCGTGCGACACGTACCCCAGTGTCCCACCGCCTCGGCTTATCAGGACCACCTGCCCGCTTCCCAGGAGCGCTGTGGCCACAGGTGCCGGACTCGGCAGCGGCTCCACAGTCCCCTGCTCTGTCCTGGGTTTTCACCTCGTCTTCCTGCCTCTGCGCTCGGTGGAAACATGCTCGTCACGCTGCTTCTCGCCCTCCTGCTGTCTCCAGCCGCCGCCACAACCAAAG ACCGCGACCTCCCCAGGCTGAATGACACCAGCGCTGCCGAGGCCTTCGTCGACTCTGGAGAAGTGGTCGTCATCGGATTCCTGGAG GGAGAGGAGAGTCAGGGCTACAAGGAGCTGGTTGCGGCTGCAAAGCGCGTGCCCTCGGTCCCCGTGGCCATCTGCTCTGAGAAGGAGGTGTGGGCCGACTACAGCCTCTCCGCAGGCACCATCACCCTCTTCAGAAAG gCAGACGGCCATCGGGAGAACCTGGTCGTAGAAGACGTCAGGAAGCTGGACGCTGACGGTCTGGTCAACTTCATCAGCATCAACGAGCTGCGTTACATCACAGAGTACAACCAAGTG ACGGCGGTGGGCCTGTTCCACTCGCAGGTGAagtctcacctgctgctcttcGCAAACGGAGGGAGCAAAGACTACGCTGAGCTCAAGAAGCAGCTCGGAGCTCTGGCCCCTGAGTTCACAGGCAAG ttcctgtttgtgttaattAATGGAGCACTGAAGTCCAACTCGCAATCGCTCGGCTACTTCGGCCTCAAGTCTAAAGACCTCCCACGGGTTGGCATCTACGACGGGGACGGGGACAAGAAGTGGCTGCTTCCTGACGGGGACATCTCTGCCCGGCGGGTGCGGGACTTCTGCCAGTCCTTCCTACGGGGCGAACTGGAG GACGTGGAGCAGGCTGGAGCGAAGACCAAAACAGAGCTTTAG
- the bglapl gene encoding bone gamma-carboxyglutamate (gla) protein, like, translating to MKTLTLLSICALLAACWSMAAVEPEVVVDPAADVTDDAAAADPAAVDSSDSSSSSSSSSESDSASSSESDSNSASDSSASESSESSESASSESDSSASDSAASSSSFSSSSESASDEASQVVVKRDLAAALLRSRRATPAGDLSPLQMESLREVCELNTACDDMADTDGIVAAYTAYYGPVPF from the exons ATGAAGACTCTGACTCTCCTCTCCATCTGCGCTCTTCTGGCGGCGTGCTGGTCCATGGCAG CTGTGGAACCAGAAGTAGTCGTGGACCCGGCCGCCGACGTGACCGACGACGCAGCAGCCGCCGACCCCGCAGCCGTCGACTCCTCCgactcttcctcatcctcctcttcctcctccgagTCCGACTCGGCCTCGTCCTCCGAGTCCGACTCCAACTCCGCCtccgactcctcagcctccgaGTCCTCCGAGTCGTCCGAGTCCGCGTCCTCCGAGTCGGACTCCTCGGCATCTGACTCTGCGGCTTCGTCCTCTTCATTCTCCTCTTCATCTGAGTCAGCCAGTGATGAAG CTTCTCAGGTGGTCGTGAAGAGAGACTTGGCCGCCGCCCtcctgaggagcaggagagcaaCCCCAGCAGGAGACCTGTCCCCCCTGCAGATGGAAAG CCTCAGAGAGGTGTGCGAGCTGAACACCGCCTGTGACGACATGGCCGACACCGACGGCATCGTCGCCGCCTACACCGCCTACTACGGACCCGTTCCCTTCTAA
- the slc34a2a gene encoding solute carrier family 34 member 2a, translating into MDSSHRQQSMADQDKFKDDHHQKPAKEKADASAAHSTVTLTKEEQEDSDPWDLPELRDTGVPWSALDTRGKLLRVLASVAKLVVLLGLLYLFICSLDILSSAFQLVGGKAAGDIFQDNSVLSNPLAGLVIGVLVTLLVQSSSTSSSIVVSMVSSGLLTVQVAVPIIMGTNIGTSVTNTLVAMTQAGERSTFRRAFAGATVHDFFNWLSVLVLLPLEVASGYLYVVTKLIIDSFHLESGEAPDLLNVITDVLTESIIELDDSVIKGIATGDPEARNKSLIKRWCQTFTNTSLMNVTVPGPDNCTSPSLCWVDGNDTFTLKNVSETYYIKKCTHLFVDVNLSDLAVGLILLALSLLVLCSCLILIVKLLNSMLKGQVAAVIKKILNTDFPFPFGWVTGYIAILVGAGMTFIVQSSSVFTSAITPLVGIGVISIERAYPLSLGSNIGTTTTAILAAMASPGETLGNALQIALVHFLFNISGIILWYPIPFTRLPIRLAKGLGDITASYRWFAGVYIICCFFVLPLFIFSLSLAGWQVLAGVGVPLLVLLIAVIAVNVLQTRRPGWLPAPLRSWDFLPRWAHSLEPWDRVVGVCTANCCCCCKCCQFAAEDQGRAAAYDNPAMSGDKEAGTDVEILKMTSL; encoded by the exons ATGGACtcatcacacagacagcag tccaTGGCTGATCAGGACAAATTCAAGGATGACCACCATCAGAAACCTGCAAAAGAAA AGGCCGACGCGAGTGCGGCACATTCCACTGTCACTTTGActaaggaggagcaggaggactcAGACCCATGGGATCTGCCGGAACTGAGGGACACAGGGGTCCCGTGGTCAG CTCTGGACACCAGAGGGAAGCTGCTCCGAGTGCTGGCGTCCGTGGCCAAgttggtggtgctgctgggtcTCCTCTACCTGTTCATCTGCTCCCTGGACATCCTCAGCTCGGCCTTCCAGCTCGTTGGAG GTAAAGCAGCGGGAGACATCTTCCAGGACAACTCGGTGCTGTCCAACCCGCTGGCCGGTCTGGTCATCGGAGTACTGGTCACGTTACTGGTCCAGagctcctccacttcctcctccataGTTGTCAGCATGGTTTCCTCCGGGT TGCTAACGGTGCAGGTGGCCGTTCCCATCATCATGGGCACCAACATCGGGACGTCCGTGACCAACACGCTGGTGGCGATGACACAGGCCGGTGAACGCAGCACCTTCCGCAG GGCTTTCGCGGGCGCCACGGTCCACGACTTCTTCAACTGGCTGtcggtgttggtgctgctgccgctggaggTGGCCAGCGGGTATCTGTACGTGGTCACCAAGCTCATCATCGACTCCTTCCACCTGGAGAGCGGCGAGGCCCCGGACCTGCTCAACGTGATCACCGACGTGCTCACCGAGTCCATCATAGAG CTGGATGATTCGGTCATTAAAGGGATCGCCACCGGCGACCCGGAGGCTCGGAACAAGAGTCTCATTAAGAGATGGTGCCAAACCTTCACCAACACA AGCCTGATGAACGTCACGGTTCCGGGTCCAGACAACTGCACCTCTCCGTCGCTCTGCTGGGTCGACGGCAACGACACCTTCACGCTGAAGAACGTTTCTGAAACATACTACATTAAGAAAT GTACGCATCTCTTCGTGGACGTGAACCTGTCCGACCTGGCCGTGGGCCTGATCCTGCTGGCGCTGTCCCTGCTGGTGCTCTGCTCCTGCCTCATCCTGATCGTCAAGCTGCTCAACTCCATGCTGAAGGGCCAGGTGGCGGCGGTCATAAAGAAGATCCTCAACACCG ATTTCCCATTCCCCTTCGGCTGGGTCACGGGATACATCGCTATTTTAGTCGGCGCTGGGATGACCTTCATCGTGCAGAGCAGTTCGGTTTTCACCTCTGCCATCACTCCACTTGTTG gtaTTGGGGTCATCAGCATAGAGCGAGCATATCCACTGTCCTTAGGCTCCAACATTGGGACGACCACCACGGCCATCCTGGCAGCCATGGCTAGTCCCGGGGAAACGCTGGGTAACGCTCTGCAG ATCGCCCTGGTGCACTTCCTGTTCAACATCTCCGGCATCATCCTGTGGTATCCCATCCCCTTCACCCGCCTCCCCATCCGTCTGGCCAAGGGTCTGGGCGACATCACGGCCTCCTACCGCTGGTTCGCGGGCGTCtacatcatctgctgcttcttcgTCCTGCCGCTCTTCATCTTCAGCCTGTCGCTGGCGGGCTGGCAGGTGCTGGCCGGCGTGGGCGTCCCGCTGCTCGTGCTGCTCATCGCCGTCATAGCGGTCAACGTGCTGCAGACGCGGCGGCCCGGGTggctgccggcgccgctgcgCTCCTGGGACTTCCTCCCCCGCTGGGCGCACTCGCTGGAGCCCTGGGACAGAGTGGTGGGCGTGTGCACCgccaactgctgctgctgctgcaagtgCTGCCAGTTTGCTGCCGAGGACCAGGGGCGCGCGGCGGCGTACGACAACCCGGCGATGAGCGGCGACAAAGAGGCGGGGACGGACGTCGAGATTCTGAAAATGACCTCGCTGTGA
- the LOC114853219 gene encoding OCIA domain-containing protein 1-like, which produces MSSTSASFPEERQRRGTRPNVPEAVGPDYIPTEDERRVFRECDKESFWYRSVPFSVASMAVTQALFTRGILSASSRFGSLPKVAFAGLFGFIAGKMSYMKTCQEKIKRLENSPLAEVFRQRERLSQQYSKGPQSELGDSDTQSLNTTFQSAESPSQTSTQTRDYGFGYNPDPPMQMDRPDDFSAPVQSFIEEEEQPRKKSILYEDLRLKNREIYEVALIQKAEPLVKTPPQKEPERPNIKAKKNIYGDTWEE; this is translated from the exons ATGTCGTCCACCTCTGCAAGTTTTCCTGAGGAGCGGCAGCGCAGAGGAACGAGGCCAAACGTGCCG GAGGCAGTGGGGCCGGACTACATCCCCACAGAAGACGAGAGGAGGGTGTTCAGAGAGTGCGACAAGGAGAGCTTCTGGTATCGGT CGGTGCCCTTCTCTGTGGCCAGCATGGCCGTCACTCAAGCCCTGTTTACCAGAG GGATTTTGTCCGCATCTTCAAGATTTGGATCTCTACCTAAAGTGGCCT TTGCTGGCTTATTTGGCTTCATTGCTGGGAAAATGTCATATATGAAGACATGTCAGGAGAAGATCAAAAGGTTGGAGAACTCTCCTCTAGCAGAGGTCTTCAGACAAAGGGAAAGATTGTCTCAGCAGTA TTCCAAGGGGCCTCAATCAGAGCTGGGTGACTCAGACACACAATCATTGAATACCACGTTTCAGTCAGCAGAATCCCCAAGTCAGACCTCCACCCAGACGAGAGATTATGGCTTTGGCTACAATCCAGACCCACCCATGCAAATGGACAGACCAGATGACTTCAGTGCTCCAG TTCAGTCATTCattgaagaggaggagcagcccagGAAGAAGTCCATCCTCTATGAGGATCTAAGgcttaaaaacagagaaatctACGAGGTGGCGCTGATTCAAAAGGCTGAGCCACTGGTCAAAACACCACCTCAGAAGGAGCCAGAAAGACCCAATATAAAGG CTAAGAAGAACATCTATGGAGACACGTGGGAGGAATGA
- the rhbdd2 gene encoding rhomboid domain-containing protein 2 translates to MTRPDYFKVLLQVYREVAPVVTCGILTVLFCSCVLFGIQTYFSLTPGVFSVGATVFQRGHLHRLLLFPFYHRTFAQLLLNATALVFLSGSLEKGVGTVRFLLLVLLMSITTGLWYSFLDLLQGDGSPRHVEGLVPVALASVALTTMHTKMTKAFLCGLSFPTMALPWVFLIITTAITPHSVLPCNIISILIGWMYGKGWFGRVDISEARAGVLEKTMPFRILRRISGSRFVPASTEERRTTLLPQINPTPGSYPVQAYAPLSSINTAPTAAMVYEGWPNSTSALSGPTPPLYPHGHGPGHSFGQSHDHICNHSHHTHSHGAL, encoded by the coding sequence ATGACGCGACCCGATTACTTTAAAGTGCTCTTGCAGGTTTACAGAGAGGTCGCCCCTGTCGTCACCTGCGGCATTCTCACAGTGCTCTTTTGCTCGTGCGTGTTGTTTGGCATCCAAACGTACTTCAGTTTAACCCCGGGCGTCTTCAGCGTCGGTGCCACCGTGTTCCAGCGTGGACACCTCCACAGGCTCCTTCTGTTCCCCTTCTACCACCGAACCTTTGCGCAGCTGCTCCTGAACGCCACGGCGCTGGTGTTTCTCAGTGGCAGTTTGGAAAAGGGCGTCGGCACGGTCCGTTTTTTGCTCTTGGTCCTCCTGATGTCGATCACCACTGGCCTGTGGTACAGCttcctggacctgctgcagggtGACGGCAGTCCCAGACACGTCGAGGGTTTGGTTCCCGTGGCCCTGGCGAGTGTGGCGTTAACTACCATGCACACGAAGATGACTAAAGCGTTCCTGTGTGGACTCAGCTTCCCCACCATGGCTCTGCCCTGGGTGTTCCTCATAATCACCACTGCCATCACTCCTCACAGCGTGCTCCCCTGTAACATCATCAGCATCCTCATTGGATGGATGTATGGGAAGGGATGGTTCGGCCGTGTGGACATCTCTGAAGCCAGGGCTGGAGTTTTAGAGAAGACGATGCCCTTTAGGATTTTAAGGAGGATCAGTGGTTCTAGGTTTGTCCCTGCTTccacggaggagaggaggacgacgCTACTTCCACAAATCAATCCGACACCTGGGTCCTACCCAGTCCAGGCGTATGCTCCGTTGTCCAGCATTAACACTGCACCCACTGCAGCAATGGTGTATGAAGGCTGGCCAAATTCAACCAGTGCTCTGTCTGGTCCCACACCACCTCTCTACCCTCACGGACATGGGCCAGGACATAGTTTTGGGCAGAGCCATGACCATATCTGTAACCACAGCCACCATACTCACAGTCATGGTGCACTTTAA